The DNA window CACAGGCTCgtcacctccctccttcccttcctttttctttccccaatAACTGTTGAGTGCCCACCATGTCCTAGGTGCTAGTTGATCATTCTTTTTGATTCTTCAGGCTTGGAGTCTCAGAGTCATTTTTGTTCTGTCTCCCTTACCACCCATGTctcaataatttatttcatttctcttcattctttgtttgtttctatgaccacattttattttatttttaatttttattggagtatagttgctttacactgttgttagtttctactgtacagcaaagtgaatcagctatacatatacatatatcccctcatttttggatttccttcccattgagGTCACCTTCATTCTttctaatatgttttaaaatctttttagttCTACTCATGCCCATTTTCTGTACACTTGGATCACTGCAGTGGCCCTGTAAATGGTGAtcaccttcctcttcctcctcttcattGTCAGCATCACCATTGCTTCCTGAGTGTCCACCACGTTCAGAATGTTGCTAGGATGCCATAGTCTATAGATTGATAAATGGAGTAGAAGGGGAGAAAAAACAGACCTGAATGATAAAGGAGCCCATTGTCAACTCCAAGGTGATAGGCCCAGTGGGTGAGTCAGCAGTGCACTGTGAGATCAGAGGAAGTAGAGCCCGAGATCTGGGAAAGATGAGTCCCTAGGCATGTGGAGAAGgtttggggagggtgtggagtggTAAATGGTGGCCCCATGGTAAACATGTGAGAGGTGGAAATCCACATGGTATGGTGGGAGACCTGTGAGTTGAAAAGTTTAGCTGGAACTGGACTGTGATGGATCTGGTAGACCAGCATGAGAAATCTGGGCTTTATCCTATTAGAAGTAAGGATATAGGGAGAGAGAATGGACAGAAATAGGGAGAGTGTGATCTATGAAAAATGTCCTTTAAAAGAAACTCTGTAGGTGGTGTGTAGGCTGGCTTTGAAGGGAAGGAAGGCCAATTAGGAGATCTCACAGAAGCCTGCTGtgacattttgtttctcttctcttaaACACAATGGCTGCCAGATTAAGTTTCTAAGTCACAGCTTTGATCCTATCACCCTCCTGCCCAAATGCCCTTGGTGGGTTCCCGTGCCTTGAGGAGCGGTTCTTTTGCTGGCTTTGGGGCGGCGCTTCGTGATCACACTTCAGCCCACCTTCCAGCATTGTCTCCACTTCCTACCCATCAGGAACCAACCATTGGTCCCCACACAAATTTTCCATTCTCTCCAGCTTGGGAAATTCTAATAATTGCAGTTTCACCCAGCCTTCAACATACTCATGACGCCGTTCATGGTCCGCACAGCCTCTGCCCCTGCCGAAACTTCCCTCATACTGATGGTGTGGTTTGTTTTTGATTAATCAACAACTgacatgatttttttctgtagCTGCTGAAGTTGTTAATTAGCGCTCATActgttgtttgtatgttttgggtttttttcctccaaCAGTCTGTAACCTCCTCACGGGCTGGCACTGTGCTTGACACTTGTAGGTGGCTACAGCCACTATATTTGCATCCAGTACTGCCCCAGTCATGGTATTTTGAACATGATATTTGCTGACCTTCCATTTTGTTTTAACCTGTCCAAGTAGCCAGTCAGATTATGCGAGATGCTCGGGGCCCAGGGTGACAACACATTTGAGGATGCTGGCTTTCACCAGGGTGGTGGGCATTGAATGGGGAGATTCGGGAAGAACTTTTGTTTCTTAAAGTCTCCTTGTCCCCTTGTGTAGATAGGTTTTTGATAACCACAGGGGAGTCAGGAGTATCCCCTTGACTTTTGTTGGGCAGTGGGTTCCCAGCTCCCCTTTCAATAAGGCCCCTTCTTCAAAGGGAATAGTCTGCTTTGATTCTTATCTCTTGAGATAGCTATCCCTGAAAACCAGGATACGATGACAACTAAGTTAAACTTTTTTGATGCCAACTATCGAGAAATAAGTTAAAAGTGgatgcttagggcttccctggtggcgcagtggttgggagtctgcctgctgattcaggggacatgggttcgtgccccggtccgggaagatcccacatgccacagagtggctgggcccgtgagccatggccgctgagcctgcgcgtccggagcctgtgctccgcagcgggaggggccgcaagggtgagaggcccgcgtaccgcaaaaaaaaaaaaaaaaaaaaggtggatgcTTATACTTTGCTGTTAAGTAGGTCAAAAGATTCTGCAGAAGGAAAATGAGCATTATTTGGATCAGAGAAATAATTGCAAGCCCATAGGTTAACAAGGACTGAAGGCTGGAAAACTTTGGCCAGGGGTTTAAAGCGCGTGCTTTTTAGATAAAGGTGATGCATCCTGAAGAGTCTAGattaattttctttccatttctaggGTCGGCAGGCTGGTGGGCATTAGAGGTAATGGCTAAGTGGCAGGTGGAATGGCTTTCAGCTTTTACTGGGGAGCCTATGTACCAGTTCTCCAGGAATGTTAAACCTTGCTAACTTGTAAGGGCTGATAGTTAGGACTGTAGGTCAGCTGAATCTTCCCTGTGTGTTGATgagaagaaagggacaaaaattaataatataagcAAGACAACTGAGAGAATATTCAAAAGAGCAAACAGTTTTAAGCTCTCTCAGCTACTATAGAAGCACTTACTTATGTAGAAACAGCTGACCTGCTAATTAGAAAACATCCTTGCCTATTCATTAAACTAATTATCCTAAGGAATTCTGCTAGGCAACACTTAGTCTACTTCTAATTACTGTGTGCCCTTGAAAGCAATAAACTGgacttttagaataaaattttataatttagatATGTAAGTGGTTTACTCAGACAGTTCCTGTAAATAGAGTGGGGTGGTAATGAGGGGTTTCACTTTGGTTTTTACGAAAAAGGCTTATCTACCTCTTCATAGGGAGATTATAATGAATTATTAAATAACATATGTTTAGATCTGAGAACTCCTTGGAGATCATTATTGTTTAAATGTGAGAGGTGTTTTTTTTAagggtttctttttggattaccttggattttttttttaagaggatgAACATTACATTATGACTTAAGACAGTGGTAAAACTTTTCTGTCATGAACTGAGACATTATGTTCAAATAAGAATGAGGTGGATCATTATTCACACAGCCACTTTACCCTGCAGAGCTTTTTCTGACCTTAACCAGAATACTGGTTAAGAAGTGTAGGAAAAGAGCACTTACTGCATACCCAGTGGTCTGCTGGTAACAGCAGTTATGTAAACAAGTGAGCTGCTGCTGTCAAGGAAAACTCagccagctcttttttttttaattttattttttaacatctttattggagtataattgctttacagttctgtgtttctgctgtacaacagagtgaatcagctatatgtatacatatatctccatatcccctccctcttgcgtctcccttccaccctccctatcccacccctctaggtggacacagagcaccgagctgatctccctgtgctgtgcgactgcttcccactagctatctgttttacgtttgggagtgtatatatgtccatgcctctctctcacttcgtcccagcttacccttccccctccccgtgtcctcaagtccattctctacttctgcatctttattcctgtcctgctcctaggttcttcagaaccatttttttgttttgtttagattccatatatatgtgttagcatatggtatttgttttcctctttctgacttacttcactctgtatgacagactctaggtccattcacctcactacaaataactcaatatcatttctttttatggctgagtaatattccattgtatatatgtgccacatcttctttatccattcatctgtcgacagacacttaggttgtttccatgtcctggctattgtaaataaagctgcagtgaacattgtggtacatgtctctttttgaattatggttttctcagggtatatgcccagtagtgggatcactgggtcgtatggtagttctatttttagttttttaaggaacctccgtactgttctgcatagtgtcAGCCAGCTCTTGATCAGTGTTTGGATTGGGCCATCTGCTTCAGTCTTAGGGTTGTGTGCTTCAGAGCCAGTGCCTGGGTTCAAAGCTTCCATCCAACACTATGATCTGAGCATTctccagctgggtgaccttggacaagctacttacagctttgtgcttcagtttcctgatctgtaaatgGGGCTAACAGTAGCTCCTGTCTCcaagggctgttgtgaggattaaatgagttacttcTCATAAAGTGCTCTTACATATAAAGGgctccatccatgcatccatccacccactcatTCAGCCCCTATCTGTTGTACACTCACCATGTGCTGGGCCCTGCTGTGGAGGCTGGTGTTAGGCGTACAGCACTCAGAAGAGGTCCCTGTCCTATTGGAGACTACATTTTAGGGGGAAGAGAccataacaaaataaacaaatgaacaagtcTAGGTATTAATAAGTGTTACAAAGACAATAAATAGGGAAATAGAGAGTGACTGGGTTAGGGGGAGAGAGGTCAACATTGGCTAGGGTGGCAGGAGTGGATTtggaggaggtgatgtttgagctgagatctgaatgacAAGAGATAAATGTCAGCTCTCATTAAATTAAGAAAGTTTTCCTTTGTGTTGGTGACTCTTTCAaacattcttatttaaaaatctcttatCAATATAAAATCCTTTCTAGCAGGACACCACTAGGAGATCTTGAGCCCCTCTCCCACTAGCACATGACTGTGTTCAAACAGGTCATTGTCAACATCTTGGAGCTTTTCCCCTGAACTTCATCTTGACAGTACCCAGATGTGCCCACCCCTGGGTCTCTCTCCCTTGGCTCCAGCTGGGTGCACACCCACCTTGTTACGCCTCAGTTCCTGGAAGAGCCTGACTCTTGTTCTcacctgacagaaagtacaggaCTGGGTTGAGGCAGCTGCTCAGGCTCACCAGAGGCCTCCATATCTTGTAGGCCAGGCTGGCCACCATCAAGAGCTGGCAGTTCTGTGAAGGTAGGAAGTGGAGCGTGACGTAGAGGGAGCGTGTGATGTGGAAGGGCACAAAACAGAGGGTGAAGAGGCCGCACACCAGCAGGGTGGTCTGGAGGGACTTGGCCCGGGCCGCGCTGCCCACCCTCATGAGGGTCTCCCCTGGCTTGGTCAGGCTCCTGACCATCAGCGAGTAGCATGCCAAGATGACCAAGGAGGGAAAGACAAAGCAGGACAACATCAGGACCACGCCGTAGGCGGAAAACTGATCAAAATGCTCTGGGCTGGTCATGTCGTGGCAGACCATCTGGCTGTTGATGTAGTCCGTTTGGAAGAAGACCAGCCTGGGCAGCAGCTGGAGGATCACCAGGGCCCACGTGGTGGCGGTGCCCAGCAGGGCATGCCGGCGGGTCCGGTAGGGCAGTGAACGCAGCGGGTGGCACACGCCCAGGAAGCAGTGCACGGAGATGCAAGTGAGCAGCAGGAGGCTGCTATAGGGGTTGGTGTAGAACAGGAAGCGAACCAGCTTGCAGAGCAGCTCCCCGAAGGGCCATCTGTCACCCAGGGAGCAGGTGATGATGAGGAAGGGCAGTGTCAGCACATAAAGCAGGTCGGCTACCATCAGCTTCACCAGATCGATGGTGGCACAGCTCCAGCGCTTGGTTTGGTGCCAGGAGAGCCACAGAACAGTGCCATTCAGGGGGAGGCCTAGCACGAAGATGATACTGTAGATCGGGGGAGGTAGATTTGCTTGTAGTCCTCCGAGAAATAGCAGAATCTTTCTGCCTTTGAGACGTTGGTAGCCAGCTTCTCCATCTCCTGGGAGGACCCCCTCTGGGAGCACAGCTGTTCCTGCTTCTCCTTCCCCTGGGGAGAAACAAAGTGGATGGCAGAGCATCATGACCTCAGCTGGGCGTTAGTGTCTGCCTTGATGTGGCATTCAACTCCCAAAGTCTGGGCAGAGTCCTTGTTTGAGAGAGACCAGCTCCAGAAAAAGTTAACCGCAAGGGCAAAGCAGTCTTCAAAAGCAGGGCTTCTAGACTTACCAGGTCCACAGGGCTGCCCTTACCCTGACTTGTATGCTCTTGGCTCCAGGCTGGGTTGGTAGGAAGCTCAGATATAAATGGTGGCAGGAAGATGCTGCTGTCATTTGAACAGAACACACCATCTCCAACGCTGTGACCTGTTCTCTGGCTAGGCTACTTTGCATAGAGTTAGGAAACCTCCAAGAGGACCTTCTCCAGCCTGAGATGCTGGTACGTTCCTAGGGGGTTAGTATTGCCTACAGTCTGGCCCTAACTCCATGTGCCACGGTGGAGTAGGAAGTGATCCTTGGGGGCTAGGGAGGATTAGGGAACGCACAGGTTTTGCCTGCAGGCTCTGCGGGAGGATTTTGATTTGTATCTCTTTCAGGATTTATTAACTGCGTATCTGAATCCTGAGGCTGATTTGCTTATTAACCGTCTCAGCATCCGGGACATCCAAGAAAACAGATCTGAGCCATGAAGCCAGGTCCATCTTCTTTCCTACCCCTGTCCCTGCTGACAAAACACATCCAACAGGTGGACCCACAGGGCTGAGGCAGCTGTGCGTGGAGCCTGCAGTTTCTGGTGCGTTGGGAAATCGGGGCCAGTCAGCATGGAGCTTACAGGGGTGGAATGAAGTTGATTTCTAGGGGTTAACCTTCAGAAAGATGAGTTAATACAGAGCAAGAGAGAAAAGTTTAAGTTGGGTAATTTTGGGGTAAATTGAGTGTTGGCTGTAAACTGTACCATATAGATGTTTACTCACAACAGAAGGAACGGAGACCTCATGCATTCTATCAGTCAACAAACACTTATGGAGCATCTCTTGGTCAGGCACTAGGGATGAAAGATGAATAAAGCACGGTCCTTGCTCTCCAGGCTCTCACAGGCCGGTGGGGAAGACAAGCAGAGACAGATGATTGCCTTGCAATATGGGAAATGGTCAACCAAATGCTGGGCAAACCAGCAGGGTGCTGAGGGGGTCGAGTGAAGGCTTCTTAGACTAGTGCCATGGGAGCTGCTTGGGGGAACAAAGAGAAGCTTGCTGGAGAAGAAGGGTGAGGGGCATttggggcagggttgggggcaCAGCACATGCAAGGAGACAGAGCCGTAGGGTCCCGGGATGGCAGGATTTCCAGTGTGGAGGGTGAAAACTGAGGATGCATAAGGAGGATGATGGATGTGCTTAAGCAGGACAGTGACGGGATGAGGCTGTGTGGCAGGAAGACACATCACGGAACCAAAGCTGGAACAGTCAGACTGCAAGGGGGCCGGAGCAGTGCATGCAGGTGAGAGATGCTCGGGACCCCAAGTGAGGCCATACAGGATTGGCGAGGAGAGAGGACTTGACCCCAGAGGCGCTGCTGAGGCAGGAGCAACAGGACAGATTGCATGTGGGGCATGAGCCAGAGGAGGTGTTGAGGGTGTCCCTGAGACCGGGCAGGTGGTGAGGCCAGTGCCTGAGCTGAAGCCTGAAGCTTGAAGGCTGGGGCCGATGCTCTGAGGTGGTGGGGACAGTGGCTGTCTGTGCGGCAGCCTGCCAAGGGGCTCGCCACCTCGTCACCTGACTTGAAGATCTGCCTGACTGGGAGGGCAAAGCTTTTTGGCTCGGTGGGTAAAAAGAATCTcgttttcattcattttgtccCATCACCTTCCATGTGGAGGGTTGGGAAAATGCTTAGTTGTTTCCAGCGAAGCTGCCTTCCCAGCTCGGTGTGGGCTCACAGACGGAGGCTGAGGAGGGGAACCAGCCTCATTCAATGCAGACTCGGGCCTGCCAGTTCACACTGTGATTTTGTTCAGTCCTCAGAACAACTGCGTGGATGAAGcattagctccattttactgTGAGGAAATCGCGGGTCAGAGAAGACACCCTGGTGGGGCTCGCTGGGCCCTCCAGTCTGGTGGGTTTGCTCCTGATGGGGGCTGTGGGCTTTTGCCCCCTCACACCTGTGGTGAAAAGcactcaaatcccagctctgccagggaCCATGAGTACAGTCTGAAGAAGCAAGTCACCTTATCTCTTTGAGCAACAGTCTCCCCAGTTGTAACATGGGACAGTAACATGGGACaatacaaaatattggctatattctccgtGTTGTATAATACATCCCTGAGCCTCTCTTACACCCAGTAGCTTGTACCTCCCACTTCCCCCCCCCATATGCCCCTCCCAC is part of the Mesoplodon densirostris isolate mMesDen1 chromosome 5, mMesDen1 primary haplotype, whole genome shotgun sequence genome and encodes:
- the LOC132490478 gene encoding LOW QUALITY PROTEIN: P2Y purinoceptor 3-like (The sequence of the model RefSeq protein was modified relative to this genomic sequence to represent the inferred CDS: inserted 2 bases in 2 codons; deleted 3 bases in 2 codons); the protein is MHEVSVPSVGKEKQEQLCSQRGSSQEMEKLATNVSKAERFCYFSEDYKQIYLPXIYSIIFVLGLPLNGTVLWLSWHQTKRWSCATIDLVKLMVADLLYVLTLPFLIITCSLGDRWPFGELLCKLVRFLFYTNPYSSLLLLTCISVHCFLGVCHPLRSLPYRTRRHALLGTATTWALVILQLLPRLVFFQTDYINSQMVCHDMTSPEHFDQFSAYGVVLMLSCFLSLLGHLGMLLADGQEPDQARGDPHEGGQRGPGQVPPDHPAGVRPLHPLFCALPHHTLPLRHAPLPTFTELPALDGGQPGLQDMEASGEPEQLPQPSPVLSVRXRTRVRLFQELRRNKVGVHPAGARERDPGVGTSGYCQDEVQGKSSKMLTMTCLNTVMC